Below is a window of Panthera leo isolate Ple1 chromosome B4, P.leo_Ple1_pat1.1, whole genome shotgun sequence DNA.
ACCTATGAGCTAACTTTAGTCCCTCTTCTTTATAAGAATCCTtccagggggctgggggaggaaggaattggatgaaggtggtcaaaaggtacaaactccagctataaaataaataagtcctggggtgggggggggatccTTCCAATACCTGAAAACAGCTATCATATTCTCCCATCATTTTGTCATTTCCAGAGTAAACATCTCCACATTCTTCACATGTTCCTCATACTTCACAGTTCTGAAGTCCCAATTCATAACACTCAACAAAATCTCAAATCATTTTCACATAAATGGCTACTTTTCAATTGATTGTTAAAGCCTACAAGCCGATTTTATATGTGACCCtgttaaatttcatctttttagtCTAGCATTTCAAAAGAcaagattattttgaattataattcTATCACCTATAATACTGGCTTTTTCACTCTGTTTTCATATCATCTGAAGTTTGATGAGCCATGCATATTTGCTGTTTATGGAAGTCACTGCCAAAAGAGGTAAAGACAAGAAGACAAAGCCTTCTCCTTTTTACTAGACATGTTTCTCCAGATTTTCAGAatcattaatgagatattttggtGTATAGTAGCCAAActaaaagtgttatttttaagcTCACAGTCATTATCTTTTCTATGAAGCTTTACTGAAATTAATATGCCCTTTTTCTACTCCTTTCTCCTGATCTACTAAGTTATTAATACTACCATTAAGGGACATTATGTGAGGTTTGACATTATATTTAGTAGCATTATTTAGCTTCTGGTGATGTCTCCTTATGAGACTTCCACGTGCTCTATAAAGCatctatttaataattttacCAGGGACCAAGGTCAAATTAACTGGTTAACAAGAGCAACAGTAACTTTTTTATCATAAGCATTGACTCAGAGACTTGACAAGACTTAAGAAGTTTTGGGTCTGTTGACTGGTTGGTTGTTTTGGTTTGACTAGTTTTTTAGTTTCTTCCCTTGCTCCATCTTTCTGCTAAACCTAGGATCTATTCCATTCTCAATTTAAATCTCTTTCTAGCTCTTTAAGAAGTCACtagtatgcaaaaaataaaaatatgtatccaatacatttgaaaatattctattcCTTCTATGTCTGTATCCCCCATGTGACCAAATGTGTGTCTGCATAATATAAGCCCAAAACCAGAGGGAAAGGTAAGGCCAGGGAAGGAATACAAAAACCATGTGTTCTTGCTGCCATCTGCTAATGCAGCacgtcatcttttttttttttttaatgtttatttattttgaggaggaggggcagagacagagggagagagagaatccaaagcaggctctgcactatcagtccagagcccaatgtggggctcaatctcacaaactgtgagatcatgacctgagcgaaaatcaagaatcagacccttaaccaactgaaccacccaggtgcccctggaatgtcATCTTTCTTAActtcaaaaatgagaaaactctCTATCATGTTGGGCTTTCTGGTTTCTTCCCcctaccatacacacacacacacacacacacacacacacacctacttgGCTTCCATCTCCAACTTTAATCATGGTTCCATCTCAAACTCTGAGTGACAATATACCAATATTCCCTCAGTTAGGGAAGAACTCAGAGATTCCCTCTCTTATTTTAGCAATCATTTAAATGCCTCTTTCCCTAGCCCGATCATTAATAATCAGATGCTGCAAGTTTTTTGTGGCAATTTATCATTGGAAAATTActgtgattaattaatttatttattcatttattcattcattctacaaatactgATCAAGGTCTTCGTCTGTGTTTGGTGTTAGTGTAGTATTGTTAACGACTAAGAGAAGGAATCTTATTACAGGGTAGAAATGTCTAAATAACTGACATTAGGGGAGATAAATTGACCAAGTGACCTGTAGAGAGAAATAGGGCAGcaagccaaaaaaaaaggaagtattctCAGCTTCCAATAAACTGATTAGAGTCTGAGCACAGTTTGAAAATGGCTTTACCTGTGAGCACTCTGGACTCTGAAAATGGCTTTACCAATGGTCACCAGGCCACTTTTCCAAGGAAAAGGAATGGCTTCCGAGGGGAGTGGAATCTGGGTTAATTCGGATCTTTCTAGATTGTATCTCACATAGAATAAATGTTATAGATTTCTCATCAAAATTTCCAAGTCTCATTTTCTTGGAAAGGGAATAACAGTATGAGATGAGGGGTTACTTCAGGAATGTGCATGACCTCAGAGTAGGACCACCTCCCCACTAAGTAATGGGtactcctcccacccctccagaaGAGGTCACCAGGTGTGGTTCTGCTGTTGACGCTCAGCCAAGACTGTCAGTAAACAGCTCACTGATGACTGGAAGAGCCCTACGCTGCTCTCTGATACCGATATTTCTATCACTCAGGAAGGATTTGAGAAAGCAATATAGGATAGTAGACTATGGAAGGAGATTTGGAGTCAAGCAAACTTGGGTTCACATCATGACTCCATCATAATTGCCTTAAATAATTGACTTAATCCCACTGGGTCTGTTTCTCCTCTATATACAAGAGACAATAAGGGCTATCTTTAGTGCTTGctgtgatgaataaataaataagccaagtATAGCATGTGGTCCTAATAGGATCTTCGTTAAAGTTAACCttcttctaggggtgcctgagtggctcagttggttaaatggccgacttcacctcaggtcatgatcttgcagtccgtgagttcgaaccccgcattaggctctgtgctgacagctcagagcctggagcctgctttggattctgtgtctccctctctctgcccgtcccctgctcatactctgcctctgtctctctctcaaaaataaataaacattaaaaaaatttaaagttaacctttttctcttctcttgggcCCAGATCTAGATGAGGAAGCAGTCCAGTGGTGATAGTGAAAACCAGACCACCTGGCTGATCCTGGTTGGCTTTGGGGAGCTGCAACACCTGGGCTTCCTCCCCTTCACCTTCTTTTTAGCCATCTATGTGATAACAGTTGGGGGCAACGCCCTCATCGTGCTGGCTGTGGCCTCCAGTCGGACACTCCAcacacccatgtacttcttcctctgcCACTTCTCCTTGCTGGAGATTGGCTACACCTCCAACATCATGCCTCAGCTGCTGCAGAGCTTCCTGAAAGGGAGGGAGGCCATCTCACTGGTCAGCTGTCTGGTCCAGTTCTACATGTTTGCCTCGCTGGCTGCAGTTGAGTGCCTCCTGCTATCTGCTATGTCCTATGACCGTTACCTGGCCATCTGCCACCCGCTTCGCTACCCTGTCCTGATGAGCACATGGTTGTGTGGCTGCCTGGCTGCTGGAGTCTGGGTCagtggattttctttctctgccttcactcTGGCCCTGGCAGCCCCTCTGACCCTCTGCCCTGGCAACAGGGAGATCGACCACTACTTCTGTGACTTTGCTCCAGTTGTAGGGCTGTTCTGTGGAGATGTGGGGGTTATGTGGGCAGCTGGAGTGAGCATCTCAGGCTTTCTGACACTGGTCCCCTTCCTGTTGATTGTGGCATCCTATGCCTTCATCTTAAGGACTGTGCTGCAAATACCTTCAGGCCATGGTAGACAGAAAGCTTTCTCCACCTGTTCCTCCCACCTCAGTGTGGTCGGGGTGTATTATGGCACTCTCATTGTGGTCTATGTAGCCCCAACAGACCACATGGCCCCCTTGCTCCGAAAGGCCTTCTCTGTCCTCTACACTGTATTCACCCCTATGGTCAACCCCATTATTTACAGCCTCAAGAACCAAGAGGTAAAGGGGGCCCTTCATAGGCTCTGGGGACAGCTCATCCCAAGTGATACCCCACTGAGGGGGAATAGGACAGCTAGTGACTTCTACCTGGATTCCAGCTTAGCCCCCTCCTCAAAGTCTAGAGGACTAGAGACTACAGTGAAAAGATGAATACTGAGGGATTGAAAATAGATGTCTGACAAAATAACGTAACTTCATTTTTCCAGTTGGGATGGGGTAGGGATCAAAATCTCATGCCTTATACAGGGCCAAAATATTATAgacactccataaatattagttgacaaaaacgaacgaatgaatgaatatggaaaAGAATGCAAGAAAGAGCAGAGAACAACACCAAGTGGGGAACATCTGCAAATTATTAATCTAAGATGGCAAGACTAAGGTTGGCAGATAGAAAAAGGAAGGGGTAGGGAGATGGTAATGAGGACCACAATTAACATCTCCTGACATGCTTCAAATGAAAtctcagaaacagagacagacttGAGCGTAAAGTCTATGGAGCAGTGATGTAGGTAGTGATGGTGCGAGAGCCAGTTCCCCTGCATCCAGACAAGGCATCCCCTTGGGAGAGGAGGAGTCAGCCATTCATACCTAGGGCCCAAGAGGCCAACTGGGCCACTGCTCTGAGAGTTCCCATTAGTCCTCCTGTTGTTGATGTCAGACAGGTAGGAagtagggaaaagaaaggagacaattaaatgagaaaagaaagacataaattaaACTCAACAAGAGAATTCTGTAGTTTTCCCTCTATCAGAAAATCTTTGAAACCTCTTAAAAATGACACCAAAAAATTCTAATTGTTTTATTTGAATTGTATCAACATATTTCTCAAGGTATGGGATGTGGACCACCTGGTACCAGAATGATCTAGAGTAGCTGTTTACAAATGAAGACTTCTAGGCTCTTCAtcagacctacagaatcagaatctctagatGCGAGGCCCAGGGATCTGCATGTAACAAATGCCACAGGTGATTCTCGGTGTAGGGAAAGGGCACGGCTCTCAGGGGTGACAGGAATAATAGCAGGaaaactgaccaaaaaaaaaaaaaaaaaaaaaaaggaatatagttCCCAGTTCCTCATGGATGTCGAGAGATGCAACCCTGAGTGATGGGTACGAGATAGGGAGATGTACAGAATGTACAGGGCCAGCAAGAGGATCTGGAGGAAAGTATAAAACCTGGGATAGCCAGCCCTGTCTGGGTGGAGTGGAAATACAgagcaagaaaaaacaaagagaaaatgtccCTGCCTAGAAGGTTGCTTGGGAAGTGGTCAGAACCTAGGCTGTGTATGAGTATTAAAAAATGTCTCTGTGATGTTTATTCTTTGCATTAAAGTCAAAAGTGAAATCCTGTGTTATAATGGTGTCTTGGAGGCCAGCACAGAATATACAGGATGCACATCAGGTTCCCCAAACAAAGAACCCAGCAGCTTCCTCAGGATGCATGCCTCACGCGCCCAGAGGGGTTCCTTCACCTTCTGTGTGAGAGGCATTGAGAACAGAGTCAACCTGGGTGTAGACCAAGTTGGGAATTGTCGTGGAGGCACGGGGAGGTGTGGGTCCCAAGGCCTGCATAAAGCATGTGGCTGCCTTTACAATATCATTTCCAGTGTTTTGACAAAGTTCCAAGCccttctcctcacctcccccacAACCATCACCTGACATCCCCTGCCACAAGCAGTCCTGtgtctactcctgaagccagaaATTCCTAACATGTCACCATTTGAATAACTGGTCAAATGCACATAGTACCTCGGTAGAGGAAAGAGGCACGCCTATCTGTGTTGATCTGTGCTCTCCCTCATACCAGCTTCAGCAAATTACTgcacctctttgagcctcagattTCCGATCCGTGATATGAAACCAATAATAAATaagacagacacatacatacttcacagggttgttgtggcaatgaaacaaaatacatataataaagtcCTCTATCTCTGTGTTTTACTTGGCCTGTGacacattttaacaaatattaacatcctcccctcactctccctttcttcaAGGGAAGTCAGGAGACACCCTGTCCCTTTCGGTCACATCACCGAGGACCAGCCCTTTCCTGGAGTGGAACCTGACTGCATAGACACATGAGGCACAGCTGCTCCTTCTCGTTACCTGGCATTAAAGGGTTGAGAATTCTGGGAGGACACCAGGTTATAAGAAAACTGGACCTAAATAGAAGAGAAAccccagaggagagagagaagggatgtagaaaagaagagaagagatgggagaggaaggaagacagggaacaGGGAAATGACAagatgggaaggggaagaggagagacaatGGAAGGGAAAGTAAACAACAACAAGTGGAAGgggtaagaaaggaaagaagtaggagaaggaaaggagaaagaaagggttCCGGAAGCCATTCCCACATTCCTCCACTTGGACCACACGTTTCTGTTCCTAATgaaaaggtaggggcacctggatggctcagtcagttaatcatcagaccggatttcagttcaggtcttgatctcagggtggtgagtccAGTCCCGGTGTTGGACCCTGTCCTGGGCGTGaagactgctttaaaaaaaaaaaaaaaaaaaggaagcagattGGGTTTTTAATGGattgctttaaaatgtttcagtTATTAATAGGACTTCTGTTCAATATTGCACTGTAAGTCCATGCTTTGAGATACCCTACATAAAGCaagcacacaaaaataaatgaaaaaatgaaaaggaaaaagtgtaAAAGGCATATAATAgctcaaaaacaaaataggggcacctgggtggctcagtcggttaagcctacttcggctcaagtcatgatctcacggtttgtgggtccaagccccatgtcaagctctgtgctgacagctaggaaccaggagcccgcttcggattctatgtctccctctttctctgcccctcccgcacttgcgatctgtctctctctctctctctctcaaaataatcagtaaacattaaaaactaaataggttttaaaaataaattaaataaataaataaataaataaatatctccaggggcgcctgggtggttccgtcagttgagcatccaacttcggctcaggtcacggtctcacaggtttgtgagttcgagcccagcgtcccTGTCAGCGCAAAACCTGCTTCAGCCCCTCTgttcccctcactctctgcccctcccccttgtgtgccctatttctctctcaaacctaaaataagcttttttttttaataaacagataaataaataaataacataaacttttttttttaattttaataaataaataaataaaatctccatgGGCCACAAATCTAAGGAAACTAATAAAAGCTGTGAGTAGGGCTGAAGCTGAAGACCTTATAGCAAGAGGCAGCTATAAGTTCAGCTCCTGCAGGTTAACAGAGACCAAAATTTCTCCACTTGCAGTAGGAACTGGAGCCAAAGTCACTCTAGAAAGGAGGGGCTGGGAACAGGGCCTCTTTTTATTAAAGAGAGATGGGAAAAACTGCTGCCTGCTCCTGTCTGAGGCAAAAGCTTATCCAGAGCACATCTGAGGAGGCGAGAGAGTACATAGCTTAAT
It encodes the following:
- the LOC122225638 gene encoding olfactory receptor 11A1-like; its protein translation is MRKQSSGDSENQTTWLILVGFGELQHLGFLPFTFFLAIYVITVGGNALIVLAVASSRTLHTPMYFFLCHFSLLEIGYTSNIMPQLLQSFLKGREAISLVSCLVQFYMFASLAAVECLLLSAMSYDRYLAICHPLRYPVLMSTWLCGCLAAGVWVSGFSFSAFTLALAAPLTLCPGNREIDHYFCDFAPVVGLFCGDVGVMWAAGVSISGFLTLVPFLLIVASYAFILRTVLQIPSGHGRQKAFSTCSSHLSVVGVYYGTLIVVYVAPTDHMAPLLRKAFSVLYTVFTPMVNPIIYSLKNQEVKGALHRLWGQLIPSDTPLRGNRTASDFYLDSSLAPSSKSRGLETTVKR